One window of the Ideonella sp. WA131b genome contains the following:
- a CDS encoding BCD family MFS transporter: protein MDLFGSALGLVRRRGLVDWSGVATRYLPFADVATPELPLAQLVRLALFQVSVGMVGVLTVGTLNRVMIVEMGVGAWLVSLMVALPLLFAPFRALVGFKSDHHRSALGWRRVPFVWFGSGAMFAGLAIMPFALVLLTGETTVQQVAGHVATGLAFLLAGAGAQTVQTAGLALATDRATEATRPRVVALMYVMLLVGMVGSGLLFGVLLADYTPTRLVQVVQGTAVVCLALNAVAVWKQEARNRSRATAPPDTSRFSQRWAQFAQHGRVARFLLAVGLGTAAFGMQDIILEPYGGEVLGLSVGQTTSLTGIMAAGALLAFAWAARQLSRGTCPRRLAAHGLLFGLAAFSLVLFAEPLGSPLLFRAGVALIGFGGGLFSVGTLSAAMSLDSGGLHGMVLGAWGGVVATAAGLSVALGGALRDGVGHLAMSGALGEALMMPATGYAIVYHLELALLFATLAVLGPLVTRPRKRHPTRHDSGGTEPRRFGLADFPG, encoded by the coding sequence ATGGACCTCTTCGGCTCCGCCCTCGGCCTCGTCCGTCGCCGCGGCCTCGTGGACTGGTCGGGCGTGGCCACGCGCTATCTGCCCTTTGCCGACGTGGCCACACCCGAGCTGCCACTGGCCCAGCTCGTGCGGCTGGCGCTGTTTCAGGTGAGCGTGGGCATGGTCGGCGTGCTGACGGTGGGCACGCTCAACCGCGTGATGATCGTCGAGATGGGCGTCGGGGCCTGGCTGGTGAGCCTGATGGTGGCACTGCCCCTGCTGTTCGCACCATTTCGCGCGCTGGTGGGCTTCAAGTCCGACCATCACCGCAGCGCCCTGGGCTGGCGTCGCGTGCCTTTTGTCTGGTTCGGCAGCGGGGCGATGTTCGCCGGACTGGCGATCATGCCCTTCGCGCTCGTCCTGCTGACAGGGGAGACCACCGTACAGCAGGTGGCGGGCCACGTGGCGACAGGGCTCGCCTTCCTGCTGGCCGGTGCCGGCGCGCAAACGGTACAGACCGCCGGCCTCGCTCTGGCCACCGACCGCGCCACCGAGGCTACGCGCCCACGCGTGGTGGCGTTGATGTACGTGATGCTGCTGGTGGGCATGGTGGGCAGCGGTTTGCTGTTCGGTGTGCTGCTGGCCGACTACACCCCCACGCGACTGGTTCAGGTCGTGCAAGGCACGGCCGTCGTCTGTCTGGCACTCAATGCCGTCGCGGTGTGGAAGCAGGAGGCCCGCAACCGCAGCCGCGCCACAGCGCCACCCGACACCTCGCGTTTCTCGCAACGGTGGGCGCAGTTCGCGCAGCACGGTCGAGTCGCCCGCTTCCTGCTGGCCGTGGGCCTGGGCACGGCAGCCTTCGGCATGCAGGACATCATCCTCGAGCCCTACGGCGGCGAAGTGCTGGGCCTGAGCGTCGGCCAGACCACGAGCCTGACCGGCATCATGGCCGCCGGGGCGCTGCTGGCCTTCGCGTGGGCCGCGCGGCAGCTGTCGCGCGGGACCTGCCCGCGCCGGCTTGCCGCCCATGGCCTGCTCTTCGGGTTGGCCGCGTTCTCGCTCGTGCTCTTCGCCGAGCCGCTGGGCTCGCCGCTGCTGTTCCGTGCCGGTGTGGCGCTCATCGGCTTTGGTGGCGGCCTGTTCTCCGTGGGAACGCTCAGCGCCGCGATGTCGCTGGACAGCGGTGGCCTGCACGGCATGGTGCTGGGTGCCTGGGGCGGTGTCGTTGCCACTGCGGCCGGCCTGTCAGTGGCACTGGGCGGCGCGCTGCGCGACGGCGTCGGCCACCTGGCGATGAGTGGTGCCCTGGGCGAGGCACTCATGATGCCCGCCACGGGATACGCCATCGTCTACCACCTCGAACTCGCGTTGCTGTTCGCCACGTTGGCCGTCCTGGGCCCGCTGGTGACGCGGCCACGCAAGCGCCACCCGACCAGGCACGACAGCGGCGGCACCGAGCCGCGCCGCTTCGGGCTGGCGGACTTCCCGGGTTGA
- the puhA gene encoding photosynthetic reaction center subunit H, whose product MGTGAITAYVDVAQLVLYVFWIFFAGLIYYLARENRREGYPLETHRGTTHQGWIGVPAPKTYRLHDGSEIRVPSGSAGAQHVNAERTYDNEGSPLDPIGNPLLAGLGSGAWADRADRPDLDAHDQPKIRPLAMFPEMGVSEKDPDPRGMQVIDPYGDIAGTVRELWVDGPEMMFRFLDVELADGSRRALVPITFCRITREAVYVHALLAHQWREVPVTRSADSITLLEEEKIAAYFGAGLLFAEPKRSEPLV is encoded by the coding sequence ATGGGAACCGGAGCCATCACAGCCTATGTCGACGTCGCACAGCTTGTGCTGTACGTCTTCTGGATCTTCTTCGCCGGCCTGATTTACTACCTCGCGCGCGAGAACCGCCGCGAGGGCTATCCGCTCGAAACGCACCGCGGCACCACGCACCAGGGCTGGATCGGCGTGCCTGCGCCCAAGACCTACCGGCTGCACGACGGCTCCGAGATCCGGGTGCCATCGGGCTCGGCCGGCGCGCAGCACGTGAACGCCGAGCGCACCTACGACAACGAAGGCTCGCCGCTCGATCCGATCGGCAACCCGCTGCTGGCCGGCCTGGGCAGCGGCGCCTGGGCAGACCGCGCCGACCGGCCGGATCTCGATGCGCACGACCAGCCCAAGATCCGCCCGCTGGCGATGTTCCCCGAGATGGGGGTCAGCGAGAAGGACCCCGATCCGCGCGGCATGCAGGTGATCGACCCCTATGGCGACATCGCCGGCACGGTGCGGGAGCTCTGGGTCGATGGGCCCGAGATGATGTTCCGCTTTCTCGATGTCGAACTCGCCGACGGCAGCCGCCGCGCGCTGGTGCCGATCACCTTCTGCCGCATCACGCGCGAGGCCGTGTACGTGCATGCACTGCTGGCGCATCAGTGGCGAGAGGTACCGGTCACCCGCTCCGCGGACAGCATCACGCTGCTCGAAGAGGAGAAGATCGCCGCCTACTTCGGCGCCGGTCTGCTCTTCGCCGAACCGAAGCGCTCGGAGCCGCTGGTATGA
- a CDS encoding PH domain-containing protein yields the protein MKSVAAATAKAPHRGQEHEFEPQFGLPERLPPSERLLWQGQPLPSIVARRVFHLPLVTVYFAVMLTWSIGAQLQDGVALMAALRGSLVLGLLAAVAIGILAALARLTASTTVYTLTDQRIVMRIGIVLTVTYNLPLKHLDAAHLLPLSGTQGEIALQLRGDTRIAYLHLWPHSRPWLFARPQPMLRGLADAQAVSRQLSEAWAMVNAQAARPEAAIQTPTSMELQPQGNAA from the coding sequence ATGAAGTCGGTCGCAGCCGCCACCGCCAAGGCCCCGCACCGGGGCCAGGAGCATGAGTTCGAGCCGCAGTTCGGGCTACCCGAGCGCCTGCCCCCAAGCGAGCGGCTGCTTTGGCAGGGCCAGCCTCTGCCGAGCATCGTGGCCCGGCGGGTGTTCCACCTGCCGCTGGTCACCGTCTACTTCGCCGTGATGCTGACCTGGAGCATCGGCGCCCAGCTGCAGGACGGCGTCGCTCTGATGGCGGCGCTGCGCGGCTCGCTGGTCCTGGGCTTGCTCGCGGCCGTGGCGATCGGCATCCTGGCCGCCCTGGCGCGGCTGACGGCCAGCACCACGGTCTACACACTCACCGACCAGCGCATCGTGATGCGCATCGGCATTGTATTGACCGTGACCTACAACCTACCGCTGAAGCACCTCGACGCGGCCCACTTGCTGCCCTTGTCGGGCACGCAGGGCGAGATCGCGCTGCAGCTGCGCGGCGACACCCGCATCGCCTATCTGCACCTGTGGCCCCACTCTCGGCCCTGGCTGTTCGCGAGGCCGCAGCCCATGCTGCGTGGCCTGGCCGACGCCCAAGCGGTCTCGCGGCAGTTGTCCGAAGCCTGGGCGATGGTCAACGCCCAGGCGGCCCGACCCGAGGCGGCGATCCAGACGCCGACGTCGATGGAGCTTCAACCCCAGGGGAACGCTGCATGA